One Pseudodesulfovibrio senegalensis genomic window carries:
- a CDS encoding type IV secretory system conjugative DNA transfer family protein produces the protein MQRNPQLAFVVDIIIGAACYFGIMLSVHLITGAPLHPKTPLDAIKFYKLTFPKSLLIWWIGIAFTGGIAALFNPFRGFDKIHGTARYAKEKDIKKMGLRNDSGVILGLKSGKWLRSLEARDTRSVTVVAPPRTGKTAGIIIPSILTTTSSFIALDIKGEIYDLTHFWRSQFSEVIRFAPAENGSMKWNPLSSKELPTSWTDIEVHISRICETLFPLPEKSTHWMEAARRIFRFWALYLINMNGETSCAEILKNVLTGDSQGAVEAALLDDNLPERIRLEGNMIIDMGDREYKDVFSTFNTQMDIFLDPRVAENTSDSDFSLSDLRKKRISVYLVVSDEDSPRLKKLLTVFLEYAANVYFRKQPDDDELTVMIYLDEFKRLGKIDKVKEIPALGAGYRLGVVFVVQTVAQLNDVYGEDGAKIFFGTTSYHVYFTQTEESSAEKISKTIGHKTVRTRSVSGKLLEVRNKTEGETGIPLIRANDIMSMSKREVLILAQNNFKRPIKAKSALWFKDQNLRKAVEWRPQEATE, from the coding sequence ATGCAAAGAAATCCTCAACTAGCATTCGTTGTAGATATAATTATTGGTGCTGCCTGTTATTTTGGTATTATGTTGTCTGTGCATTTGATTACAGGAGCGCCACTGCATCCTAAAACCCCACTCGATGCAATCAAATTTTACAAACTAACATTTCCAAAAAGTTTGTTGATATGGTGGATCGGAATTGCTTTCACCGGAGGCATAGCCGCGTTATTCAATCCGTTTCGAGGTTTCGACAAAATTCATGGAACAGCTAGATATGCAAAAGAAAAAGATATCAAAAAAATGGGGCTTCGAAATGATTCCGGCGTTATTCTTGGACTAAAATCCGGTAAATGGCTTCGCTCTCTGGAAGCTCGAGATACTCGCTCCGTGACAGTTGTTGCACCGCCCAGAACTGGCAAAACAGCCGGAATCATTATTCCTAGCATTTTAACAACAACTTCTAGTTTTATTGCTCTCGATATCAAAGGGGAAATTTATGACCTTACCCATTTTTGGCGTTCTCAATTTTCCGAGGTGATCCGATTTGCCCCGGCAGAAAACGGGTCTATGAAATGGAATCCGCTCTCAAGCAAAGAATTGCCGACATCGTGGACAGACATTGAAGTACATATAAGCCGTATATGTGAAACGCTGTTTCCGTTGCCCGAAAAAAGTACACATTGGATGGAAGCGGCCCGCCGTATTTTTCGTTTTTGGGCGCTCTACCTCATAAACATGAATGGGGAAACCTCATGTGCGGAAATCCTCAAAAATGTTCTTACAGGCGATTCTCAAGGGGCTGTGGAGGCCGCCCTACTGGACGACAATCTTCCCGAAAGGATTCGACTTGAAGGAAATATGATCATTGATATGGGAGACAGGGAATACAAAGATGTATTTTCCACGTTTAACACGCAAATGGATATTTTTCTTGATCCTCGTGTCGCGGAAAACACCAGTGATTCCGATTTTAGCCTCTCTGATCTTCGCAAGAAAAGAATATCTGTTTACCTAGTCGTCAGCGATGAAGATTCCCCACGGCTTAAAAAATTGCTGACTGTTTTTTTGGAATACGCTGCAAATGTATATTTTCGTAAGCAGCCTGACGACGATGAATTAACGGTCATGATTTACTTAGACGAATTTAAACGACTTGGTAAAATCGATAAAGTAAAAGAAATTCCTGCGCTCGGCGCAGGATATCGTTTAGGGGTTGTTTTTGTCGTTCAGACCGTTGCACAGTTAAACGATGTCTACGGTGAGGACGGAGCAAAAATATTTTTTGGAACGACGAGTTATCACGTCTATTTCACGCAGACGGAAGAGTCTTCCGCTGAAAAAATATCAAAAACGATTGGACATAAAACAGTTAGAACCCGAAGCGTTAGCGGGAAATTACTTGAAGTGCGCAATAAAACCGAAGGGGAGACAGGCATACCTTTGATTCGGGCAAATGATATTATGTCCATGAGCAAACGCGAAGTGCTTATTCTGGCTCAAAACAACTTCAAACGGCCTATCAAAGCAAAATCAGCACTTTGGTTCAAAGATCAAAATTTACGAAAAGCCGTTGAGTGGAGGCCACAGGAGGCCACCGAATGA
- a CDS encoding helix-turn-helix domain-containing protein: MPLTDGNVQISLVVPGHQANLMEKAIAGFLNLAESLSDEAVIYPAVDVGRALKGFRLRAELSQQELSEQLRRKLKGAKVKYAQRHVSEMESGKRRVTDEEAKALAAILNADIRVFLPGE; the protein is encoded by the coding sequence ATGCCCCTTACGGACGGTAATGTTCAAATTAGTCTGGTGGTCCCTGGCCACCAGGCTAACCTGATGGAAAAAGCGATTGCTGGATTTTTGAACTTGGCTGAAAGTCTCAGTGATGAAGCCGTAATTTATCCGGCTGTCGATGTTGGAAGGGCTTTGAAAGGTTTTCGCCTTCGGGCTGAATTGAGCCAGCAGGAGCTTTCCGAACAGTTGAGGCGGAAGCTCAAAGGCGCAAAAGTAAAATACGCGCAGCGGCACGTGTCGGAAATGGAATCAGGCAAACGCAGGGTCACGGATGAAGAAGCCAAGGCTCTGGCCGCAATTCTGAATGCTGATATTCGTGTTTTTTTGCCGGGGGAATAA
- a CDS encoding ATPase, T2SS/T4P/T4SS family, with the protein MISASLRSSLSILEKYLKKDNVMDVCIQREGEVVLQTLNGDPASITIKDKKIKFSELEKMARQLATAKGQQFNDEYPSLATTLPEEYGGYRIQCVGSAICESGFSVTIRIAKAKHFPLTSYFSDRQCTFLAEAMRRKKTILILGNTGSGKTTLMNSLSREIPADWRIITIQDTSEIDLPHYNTVSLLLSKTGSDHAKISYEQAIDMSNRMRPDITLLGEIDSRNGFAFLNMVTSGHGGMSTIHATYATPENAIKRLAICGANKDHSYEDCKRLAREAIDVLITTNKKKNGTFEAKIYNMEGEGCKEILN; encoded by the coding sequence ATGATAAGCGCATCACTCCGAAGTTCTTTGTCTATCCTTGAAAAATATCTCAAGAAAGACAACGTAATGGACGTATGCATTCAGCGTGAAGGGGAAGTTGTACTTCAAACTCTAAACGGTGATCCTGCGTCCATCACGATCAAGGACAAAAAAATTAAATTTTCGGAGTTGGAGAAAATGGCCCGACAGCTGGCAACAGCCAAGGGCCAACAATTCAACGATGAATATCCCTCTTTAGCTACAACACTTCCAGAAGAGTACGGGGGATACCGAATACAGTGCGTAGGTTCTGCTATTTGTGAATCTGGTTTCTCCGTTACGATTCGCATTGCTAAAGCAAAGCATTTTCCGCTGACCTCTTACTTCTCCGATCGACAATGCACTTTTTTGGCCGAAGCAATGCGGAGAAAAAAAACAATTTTGATTTTAGGTAATACAGGTTCAGGTAAAACAACACTCATGAATAGTCTGTCGAGGGAAATTCCTGCCGATTGGCGAATCATCACAATTCAAGATACCTCTGAAATTGATTTACCGCATTACAATACGGTGAGTTTGCTGCTGAGTAAAACCGGTTCAGATCACGCAAAAATTTCGTATGAACAAGCGATTGACATGAGCAACCGCATGCGCCCAGATATTACACTCCTGGGCGAAATCGATAGTCGAAACGGATTTGCTTTTCTTAACATGGTTACATCTGGCCATGGCGGGATGTCCACAATTCACGCCACATATGCAACGCCTGAAAACGCAATTAAACGGCTGGCCATATGTGGAGCAAATAAAGATCATTCATATGAGGATTGTAAAAGATTGGCGCGGGAAGCGATTGATGTTTTGATCACTACCAACAAGAAAAAAAATGGTACGTTTGAAGCTAAAATTTACAACATGGAAGGCGAGGGATGCAAAGAAATCCTCAACTAG
- a CDS encoding ParA family protein, whose amino-acid sequence MKTYSIANQKGGVGKTTTVHNLAAGIYMQTQKKPLLIDLDPQCNLSMACGLMPDQVDHSYFDFLRGADFEDVGHDVGFADIIPANHDCVLAESWIENKRRGRQVVIQKRMEELAGYEYDYVFFDCPGNLGFVTVNAMIAASKVLVTLQCEYFALEGMAKMQQEIQAIEEDGKSVELCGIVPTLWNGTTLNYEVRNEVRSQFKDIFYEVRIRRNVKLGESPSHGKHIFDYAAGSHGAEDYAALSREFLRREQ is encoded by the coding sequence ATGAAAACGTACAGTATAGCGAACCAGAAAGGGGGCGTAGGAAAAACTACTACCGTCCATAATTTGGCCGCAGGTATTTATATGCAAACCCAAAAAAAACCGCTTTTGATTGACCTTGATCCTCAGTGTAATTTGTCCATGGCTTGCGGCCTGATGCCGGATCAGGTGGATCACTCATATTTCGATTTTTTGCGCGGCGCAGATTTTGAAGACGTTGGCCATGATGTTGGATTTGCGGACATCATTCCCGCTAACCATGATTGTGTTTTGGCCGAATCATGGATTGAAAACAAACGCCGGGGTCGGCAGGTTGTAATTCAAAAAAGGATGGAAGAACTTGCTGGCTATGAATATGATTATGTTTTTTTTGACTGCCCCGGAAATCTTGGATTCGTGACCGTCAACGCTATGATTGCGGCAAGCAAAGTCTTGGTTACATTGCAATGCGAATATTTCGCTCTGGAAGGTATGGCAAAAATGCAACAGGAAATTCAAGCCATTGAAGAAGATGGGAAATCCGTCGAACTGTGTGGAATCGTCCCTACGCTGTGGAATGGGACGACCTTAAACTATGAAGTTCGGAACGAAGTTCGATCTCAGTTTAAAGATATTTTTTACGAGGTTCGCATTCGTCGGAATGTGAAGCTTGGGGAATCTCCTAGCCACGGAAAACATATTTTCGATTATGCGGCCGGGAGTCATGGGGCAGAAGACTACGCGGCTTTGAGTCGGGAATTTTTGAGGAGGGAACAGTAA
- a CDS encoding thermonuclease family protein, which translates to MRLTINHNGGNKKMESFELFKTFMLSLGIMFGTVSAPHAADAAGKLPDQWQGKVSYVHDGDTITVSKGKDAIRVRLYGIDCPESGQPGGAEAADFTKKWIAQNAATVNVYPVDRDQYGRIVAQVRNGCNCRILNLDLVTYGQAWVFSDFCSDKGFCNVAKQREKSARKHHLGVWKNDHPTAPWEWRREHKHK; encoded by the coding sequence ATGAGATTAACCATCAACCACAATGGAGGAAACAAAAAAATGGAATCGTTTGAGCTTTTTAAAACGTTTATGTTGTCGTTGGGCATCATGTTTGGAACAGTCTCCGCGCCGCATGCTGCGGATGCTGCCGGGAAATTGCCAGACCAATGGCAAGGGAAGGTTTCCTACGTGCATGACGGCGACACAATCACCGTTAGCAAAGGCAAAGACGCGATCCGCGTCAGGCTGTACGGCATCGACTGCCCCGAATCTGGACAGCCTGGGGGCGCGGAAGCTGCTGATTTTACAAAAAAATGGATTGCGCAAAATGCCGCAACCGTCAATGTTTATCCCGTTGATCGGGACCAGTACGGCAGGATTGTTGCCCAGGTGCGCAATGGTTGTAATTGCCGGATTTTGAATCTCGATCTGGTCACGTATGGCCAAGCGTGGGTTTTCAGTGATTTTTGCAGCGACAAAGGGTTTTGCAACGTGGCAAAACAACGCGAAAAATCGGCTAGAAAACACCACTTGGGAGTATGGAAAAATGACCACCCCACGGCACCTTGGGAATGGCGACGAGAACACAAACACAAGTGA
- a CDS encoding replication initiation protein, protein MKNENDIVAKHNDMIPTLQRLELQELRLLAFCLSHIDSKHDTTFFEITASVQDLIAIFKISPNAAYEIVKQTIKSINQKPAEYEEDGEKVLAFWFQTMRYTPLDGKFTFKMNPDLAPRLLDLRNNFTEYRLKDVYQFKSASTWHLYEILRQWKSAGKVKFDLNEFKMRLGVAGRYPRFSDLKKRILDPGQRDIAAYSDIKIEYEKITKARKVVALRFFIVENQSTKTHTEKVRAVVEKQLDHGQCFAPELAAILRDQCRMHAKQARQLANLAAGDDEQRTKKLIPKLIERYKKIPAENCSTSLGGYCFKALRDELTRGSLI, encoded by the coding sequence ATGAAAAATGAAAACGATATCGTAGCAAAACATAACGACATGATTCCGACCCTGCAACGCCTCGAATTGCAGGAACTGCGCTTGCTGGCTTTTTGCTTGTCTCATATCGACAGCAAACACGACACGACATTTTTTGAAATAACGGCGAGTGTCCAGGATTTGATTGCCATTTTCAAAATTTCCCCAAATGCTGCGTATGAAATCGTCAAACAAACAATTAAATCCATAAACCAAAAGCCGGCAGAGTATGAAGAAGATGGAGAAAAGGTTTTAGCATTTTGGTTTCAGACCATGCGCTATACTCCACTAGACGGGAAATTTACTTTCAAAATGAACCCAGACCTCGCGCCGCGCTTGCTCGATTTACGAAACAATTTCACAGAGTACCGACTGAAAGACGTGTATCAATTCAAAAGTGCATCAACGTGGCATCTGTATGAAATCTTGCGGCAATGGAAGTCCGCCGGAAAGGTAAAATTTGATTTGAATGAATTTAAGATGCGATTAGGTGTTGCTGGCCGGTATCCCCGATTTAGCGATTTGAAAAAACGCATACTCGATCCAGGACAACGAGATATCGCCGCCTATTCTGATATTAAAATCGAATATGAAAAAATCACTAAAGCGCGGAAGGTTGTTGCGTTGCGCTTTTTCATTGTTGAAAATCAAAGCACAAAAACGCACACGGAAAAAGTCAGAGCGGTTGTAGAAAAACAGCTGGATCACGGCCAATGTTTTGCGCCGGAATTGGCTGCCATATTACGCGACCAGTGCCGTATGCATGCAAAACAAGCGCGTCAGCTGGCGAACCTCGCCGCAGGAGACGACGAGCAAAGAACGAAAAAACTGATACCAAAACTGATAGAACGCTATAAAAAAATACCCGCCGAAAACTGTTCAACCAGTTTGGGCGGGTATTGCTTCAAAGCGCTACGTGACGAGTTGACCAGGGGCAGCTTGATCTAA
- a CDS encoding relaxase/mobilization nuclease domain-containing protein: MNYVRDKDEVPRSRKSKSGSLRPQLRGGSGGHARSKKNSPQAIVAVKSWAHSPGSVKRMLQYIGRVTSLEEEPAIEEMEAEVAEKVEQRDFFDDAEEREAKFLREIVETQKTYFENIEKLAAERRDFLESIGKSDFTIRKEIYSDFELKRRRNLSFAKAHIKNMGDEYGIDVSVQKQMSDAFSEHDRRTDIISKKTVRLSKQFGNFPKIPDDKRKALILGYQKNADRLKSEIFEGAENLKSCRLKTVAKRHEHKQQAKHIKAKQGERYFLEDSTGAIYEGAYEIEKLAEKWSVVMERKQKGKRAPRHAAHIALSAKAENQETNVDKVLRAARRVAIEHFGDKGFDYAIGIHQDGKYPHAHLVVLAKNRDNGRKLALDPKDLHKVRQTFAKELTKRGLEHAATRAPRKGKEKYRPSNRQTKQDVYAETRALIANVEQEHRQFQRKLNRKRKEPHFDALRVRDAWGKSIDTQIKKLDSDTVLPPQRREKAKKLLSEISQTLQKGAKMDLETKATVNDLNEKMDNWTKRVEKTKEGQTRQDFQPHEKDDREKRRSVLDKEGLKIMKRVDVFLKKQLPNLPLKTEEKKTILRTMRQKHTGMKKIRERLRGRTR; this comes from the coding sequence ATGAATTACGTTAGGGATAAAGATGAAGTCCCCCGCTCACGAAAATCGAAAAGTGGCAGTTTGCGGCCACAGCTGAGGGGCGGCAGTGGTGGGCATGCCCGATCGAAGAAAAATTCTCCCCAGGCGATTGTGGCCGTCAAAAGTTGGGCCCATAGCCCCGGATCGGTCAAACGTATGCTTCAATATATTGGAAGGGTAACTTCCTTGGAGGAAGAACCGGCCATAGAGGAAATGGAAGCCGAAGTTGCTGAGAAAGTAGAGCAGCGGGATTTTTTTGATGATGCAGAGGAACGTGAGGCCAAATTTTTACGAGAAATCGTTGAGACACAGAAAACCTATTTTGAAAATATCGAAAAGCTAGCTGCCGAGCGACGGGACTTTTTAGAATCGATTGGAAAGTCTGATTTTACAATCCGTAAAGAAATCTACTCAGATTTTGAATTAAAGCGGAGGCGGAACCTGAGTTTTGCCAAGGCTCACATAAAGAATATGGGTGACGAGTATGGCATAGATGTATCCGTTCAAAAACAAATGTCGGATGCTTTTTCCGAACATGACAGGCGAACAGATATAATATCTAAAAAAACCGTTCGTCTTTCCAAACAGTTCGGGAATTTTCCAAAAATACCTGACGACAAACGCAAGGCTTTAATTCTCGGATATCAAAAGAATGCGGATAGACTTAAATCTGAAATTTTTGAGGGTGCAGAAAATCTGAAATCTTGCCGTTTGAAAACCGTAGCAAAACGACATGAACATAAGCAGCAAGCCAAGCACATCAAAGCCAAACAAGGAGAACGCTATTTTCTGGAAGATAGTACCGGGGCAATCTACGAGGGGGCTTATGAAATAGAAAAATTGGCTGAAAAATGGTCCGTTGTCATGGAGCGGAAACAGAAGGGGAAACGTGCGCCACGTCATGCAGCTCATATTGCACTTTCGGCTAAAGCCGAGAATCAAGAAACGAATGTTGATAAAGTGCTAAGAGCAGCCAGACGAGTAGCAATCGAGCATTTTGGAGATAAAGGTTTTGATTATGCCATAGGAATACATCAAGACGGTAAATATCCTCATGCTCACTTGGTTGTTTTGGCAAAAAACCGTGATAACGGTCGAAAGCTCGCTCTTGATCCAAAGGATTTACATAAGGTCCGTCAAACTTTTGCCAAGGAGTTGACTAAACGCGGTCTGGAACACGCGGCCACCAGAGCGCCACGCAAGGGGAAGGAGAAATACAGACCGTCCAACCGGCAGACTAAGCAGGATGTATATGCGGAAACCAGAGCGCTTATAGCCAATGTAGAGCAAGAGCATAGACAATTTCAGCGGAAGTTAAATCGTAAGCGTAAAGAGCCTCACTTTGACGCATTGCGCGTAAGGGATGCGTGGGGCAAGTCTATAGACACTCAAATTAAGAAGTTGGACTCTGATACGGTTTTGCCCCCCCAGAGGCGTGAGAAGGCGAAAAAACTACTTTCAGAGATATCACAAACTTTGCAAAAGGGGGCTAAAATGGATCTTGAAACGAAAGCGACTGTAAATGATTTGAATGAAAAAATGGATAATTGGACAAAGCGTGTCGAAAAGACAAAAGAAGGGCAGACACGGCAAGATTTTCAACCTCATGAAAAAGATGATCGAGAGAAAAGACGTAGCGTACTCGATAAGGAAGGTCTGAAAATCATGAAGCGTGTCGATGTTTTTCTTAAAAAGCAGTTGCCAAATTTGCCGCTTAAAACAGAAGAAAAGAAGACCATTTTGCGTACTATGCGCCAAAAGCATACCGGCATGAAAAAAATCCGAGAGCGTTTGCGAGGTCGGACCCGGTGA
- a CDS encoding cytotoxic translational repressor of toxin-antitoxin stability system — protein sequence MRQQVFLDYRMAKRQYPMKQDWTIIASRKVDKQIKKMPPAVKALMEALKRELQTTGRAGDGWPKVGPIWQFGKNRHIFKVHLNKKRPVYVTMFEVFKKQKEIKVLYAGTHENAPYGR from the coding sequence ATGCGGCAACAGGTTTTTCTTGATTATCGTATGGCAAAGAGGCAATATCCGATGAAACAAGATTGGACCATCATTGCAAGCCGAAAAGTTGATAAGCAGATCAAAAAAATGCCTCCGGCTGTGAAGGCGCTGATGGAGGCATTGAAGCGAGAATTACAAACCACTGGCCGGGCTGGTGACGGTTGGCCCAAGGTCGGCCCTATCTGGCAATTCGGCAAAAATCGCCATATCTTCAAGGTTCATTTGAACAAAAAACGGCCTGTATATGTGACGATGTTTGAAGTCTTTAAAAAACAAAAAGAAATAAAGGTGCTTTATGCCGGAACTCACGAAAATGCCCCTTACGGACGGTAA
- a CDS encoding lytic transglycosylase domain-containing protein — protein sequence MIARFFIVLALLFFPGNLVAADTFGFWESGQKYGVNPGLLEAISAIESNHNQQAINQNISKEKNKLMSTDYTHMQINDLWWKKKVDEIDSRLWAAMLHCPKTATEVGAWIVSQYIARYGNTWHAVAAYNTGRSINLDDCLSVYDSYRKRHEYTTKQLAKAQQRVERGRAYARKIFLYMRNRGYIQTATPIPDLLKISKKTTLAKALPMRKTINTAQYRRPGTWRLIND from the coding sequence ATGATTGCCAGATTTTTCATTGTGTTGGCTTTGCTTTTTTTCCCTGGAAATTTAGTTGCGGCTGATACGTTCGGTTTTTGGGAATCTGGTCAAAAATACGGCGTAAATCCAGGGCTTCTTGAAGCTATTTCAGCAATCGAATCTAACCATAATCAACAGGCGATCAATCAAAATATTTCAAAAGAAAAAAATAAATTGATGTCTACGGATTACACCCACATGCAGATAAATGATCTATGGTGGAAAAAAAAAGTAGACGAGATAGATTCTCGACTTTGGGCAGCCATGCTCCATTGTCCTAAAACAGCGACAGAAGTCGGTGCGTGGATCGTGTCACAGTATATTGCGAGATATGGCAACACATGGCATGCCGTAGCCGCATACAATACAGGTCGCAGCATCAATTTAGACGATTGTTTGTCAGTTTATGATTCATACAGAAAAAGACATGAATATACGACAAAACAACTGGCGAAAGCACAACAACGAGTTGAACGGGGCAGAGCCTACGCCCGCAAAATTTTTCTCTATATGCGTAATCGTGGATACATCCAAACAGCCACGCCAATTCCTGACCTTTTGAAGATTTCAAAAAAAACCACTTTGGCAAAAGCCCTACCAATGAGAAAAACCATTAACACGGCACAGTACCGCCGCCCAGGAACATGGAGGCTTATCAATGATTGA
- a CDS encoding SprT-like domain-containing protein, with amino-acid sequence MAELPPTSETYSELQDAYDFFNARLFDNRLPSCLITLQRNKNTLGYFSASRFAKRKSGEKTDEIAMNPAYFSIRTIKASLSTLVHEMVHLYQQHFGNPGRGRYHNREWGYMMQERGLMPSDTGEEGGRRCGDRMSHYVIEGGPFDSACNELLSKEFTLSWVDRFPPYVPRPTRPINPLDDEDELEGEEDEPTTGPDLNDDLDGLDIENPPEPVNKSNRVKYRCSKCGAQVWGKPNLKIGCLDCNAQFRVV; translated from the coding sequence ATGGCCGAATTGCCGCCCACTTCGGAAACATATAGCGAATTGCAAGACGCTTACGATTTCTTCAACGCACGGCTTTTTGACAACCGTCTTCCCTCATGTCTGATCACGTTGCAGCGCAACAAAAACACTCTGGGCTATTTCTCCGCATCAAGATTTGCAAAGCGCAAAAGCGGAGAAAAAACGGATGAAATCGCCATGAATCCGGCTTATTTTTCGATCCGTACGATCAAGGCCAGTTTGTCTACCCTCGTTCATGAAATGGTGCATCTGTATCAGCAACATTTCGGAAATCCAGGACGTGGCCGGTATCATAATCGTGAATGGGGATACATGATGCAGGAGCGCGGCCTGATGCCTTCCGACACCGGGGAGGAAGGGGGAAGGCGGTGCGGAGATCGTATGTCACATTACGTTATTGAAGGAGGTCCGTTTGACAGTGCATGCAACGAACTCTTGAGCAAAGAGTTTACGCTGTCTTGGGTGGACCGATTTCCGCCTTATGTTCCTCGGCCCACAAGGCCGATTAATCCCCTGGACGATGAAGACGAGCTTGAAGGAGAAGAGGACGAGCCGACCACCGGACCCGATCTAAACGATGATCTTGACGGACTTGATATAGAAAATCCACCGGAGCCGGTAAATAAATCAAACCGGGTCAAATATCGTTGTTCGAAATGTGGTGCTCAAGTCTGGGGAAAACCTAATTTAAAAATAGGTTGCCTTGATTGTAATGCACAATTTCGAGTTGTATAA